GAAAGAAACTGACATTCAGTTATGCACAGatgatataaataataagtactctaatcataaataaatggtatttttcatttcaaatagcCTAAAATAAGGgatgcatttaaaaatgaaagctgcaagcagtgttgaacgggccctcacacctccacacacctacacacctgacagtacacatttcaatcaaactttgaccaggtcatgtgggtcaaaagactttacttttctaaaaatagacttgatgaaaattgggaaattaatttgttttacacacaaactcatcaagagttttcaatttaccaattgaaattcaagtgaatgggcccaaaacttgcatgattttgatgacacaggtgtgagcaagacagacatgtcacttcagaaaattctcacaccgttgagatttgatgtttcgccatgacagaggaagttgctataactttatcGTAAATGCTCCAGTGTGCACCAAACttctcccggcctgaacacgtccacatgacaatattccatcagtgatgcaaactggctgaatagcgccccctacgaaatttcagtgaagcagccccagcagcaggcatAATAGTGAACAAAgtaagtgatgtttatctccttcttgcactgtctgaaaacaggccgggtctgaagacatctacatgtcCGTGACAGAAGACCATCAATTGCATTGCGGCCTGATGGCAAGGGCCTGTTCAACGCTGCTtacagctttattttattttaagatttttttgtatCTAGTTTGTGCTCTCAAATTACTTAATTAGTCCACATCAATTAGGAATTCATACTCTTTAATTACTTTATTCATGTACAGAAACTCtctaatttgtattttttatgtgtaatgTTGTCTCTGCTGCATCCAAAGGGACaaaaatctgttattgcaggtttaaacatgttaaaatgctgaTAAAGCTTCCTGTTATATGTAGCTTAATTTGTGCGCTTGAATTATAAATTTGAGAGCAGTACTTATTGGGCTGTGTAAATATCAACAATGGAGAGATTAAATGAACCAAATCTCCCTGCAGGTTTCTCATCCTGTGGTCAGCTGCTGGTCGACAGGTCATCGTACACCGAACCGAAGGACGGCCTGCAGCCCTGGATGGTGGGAGGGGAGGTGGGCAAGAAGGGGGAGAGTCCATGGCAGGTAACAAAGTTTTACTGTCACTGCTCCTCTGAGATGCAAACAGACGGGAAAACTAAAGTACAACACACACTGGACACTTCACACACAGTTTCGTCATTTATGTCAGTAAAGGTGCGTTTCTGAAAAAGGAAGTGATGTTGCGTTTCTGATGCGggtaattaataaatattattcAGAGGAATCACAAACTGTAAACTGTGTTGGCTTTGTAGCCAATTTGACaaagtggccaaactgtgtaattacaacgtctGGGTAGGTCACGCAATGCCATTGGGCCCAAAAGGACTTTTTCCTTCACATAATCATAAAGGAAAAGGAGCGGCTGCAAAatggtggatacatttttttgagcgtcacaactTGTTGAAACGACCCATtgggtccaataacatttgggaagtctagaagagctccgacgctgtatccaggTCTCTTTAGAAATCCATGCTTCAAAACAGAAGTCcacaaaccaacgggtgacatcacggtggctacgtccacTCAGCATGACAACATGATGGGCTGTAAACTTTTACAGATTCTTGTCTCTAGATGACCTAAATACTTAACTTTGAAAGGACAGCTTGACACAGAGCTACTGTTTCCTGCTCCGACTGAtgctctcagctctggtgttaaatgcagtgacgtcggctaaactcctgtttaaacagtcATACCAGTGTCTCTAccgtccagtgtgatcgactcttcagctgtcagcagccaatcaggagagacgCTCAATGCTGCGCTTGAATGttataactgaactaaaaccATGAagcacactttttatttctctgactttggaagtctgatgttttcacatcacagatgacaaacaacagcattaaaacacgagtcttaCAGGTGAAACATGAGACACATGTAGgtgttatatcagtttattgttggaCATCTGCGCTTGATTGTAGCTGCAGTAACTGGGCGGAGACATGAATAATTTTTCTCATAGCAGGCTGtattgaaaaaagaaacaaagagtaATTTTGTTTAGTATGTAGGCCTATAAGAACTAAATGTATAgtgcaaaaataataaaaaatgaggTTCTACaggagtgtttttgtgtgcaggtGCTGTTGCTGAACGCAAAAGGGCGTTTTCACTGCGGAGGCGTCCTCATCGATGAGAGTTGGGTGCTGACAGCTGCTCACTGCCTCGACAATAACCTGAAATTCAGTGTACGACTGGGTGAGTTTCAGTCTGCAGACACTAAAACACTCAAAACACTGAGCCAAGAATCCATGACATTATTATCAAAaactttattactgttattaaatCTCTGCAGCAAAACATGGCTCAACGAGCCTCATGCAAGAGCCGTGTATTAACAGATGGTTTGTCCTTCTTCACGGGGGGGGAAAAcactatatttttcttcctgcagTCTCTCAGTATCAtgtgacagtgtaacatcacctactgtaggctGTAATATGGTTTCTGACAGCAGCGAACTCAAATTCTTCTTTTGactctttgggaacatttttatgAGACTtagcagaaagaaaacaacatgtcCAAATGAGCAACATACAAATTTGTGCCgttatttgtttgttgaatTCAACTTTGAATAGTAAACCTCAACAAATCGTTAGGTGTAGAAAAATATTCTTCCATGTGGCCCAATGTTTCTCTTCACTTGAACGGCTCTATGCCTCCTGTCACCTCCTCTGGGATAATCAATTCATGAAAAGAATGATTGAGTAAACAAATTAAGTAGTTTGTAAATGTTCTTAATACATACAAGAAGCAAATTAGGTCATTTGTTCTCTCAGaattatgaattaattaaagAATTAAGTGCACAAATTATTTCTCAAATTTCCCCTAAATTTACCTGTAATTTTCCTGTCTGATTTTGTtgaacctttaaaaaaatgctgaatcTCAGTTGCATAAAAGaaaacctcctcctccatgaGGATCCAGAACTCTGTGATCTGTCTCTTTAGGTGACTACGAGCGCTTCAGAGAAGAAGGCACCGAGGTGACTCTAAGGGTCAAACGAACCTTCAAGCACCCAAACTACTACAACAGAGAGATGGTCGACAACGACATCGCCCTGCTGCGTCTGGAGACTCCCGCCCCGACCACAAAGTACATCGTCCCCGTTTGCCTGCCGGGGCGCAAGATGGCTGAGCGGGTGTTACACCTGAACGGAACCATCACCGTGGTGACCGGCTGGGGCAGTGACAGCCTGGACAGCAACCACTACAGCTCGGCACTCAACGTCATCAAAGTGCCGCTGGTCAGCCACAGCATCTGCACCAGCCAGATGTCCCATAACATCTCTGAAAACTTCCTCTGCGCCGGGATCCTCGGACAGAGAAAGGACACCTGCAAGGGGGACAGCGGCGGACCGATGGTCACCCTTTACCGAGACACCTGGTTCCTGGTGGGCCTGGTGTCCTGGGGCGAGGGCTGTGGGATGGAGGACAAGTTGGGCATCTACACTAAGGTGTCCAACTACAACGACTGGATCAACGGAGTGCGTGAAGAATGGGACAGAGCTCATAATCCACAACAACCCCATGGTGTCTAAACCCACCTCCAACCCCAACAGCTCACCTAGTTTGGTCTGTTAAACCCACATAAAGGCCCTCAGTGCAGTAGGAATGTGACACGCTTTGTTAAATAAACTGATTTACTCTCAAGAGGCTTTGCTTTCCTTTTTCACCACCAGTGTCATTCAATTGAGCCACCTTAGTGATGtggtccaaaaaaaaaaactgcatagTAAGAATCAGACTAGAGATCCACACACTCTGCTAGTAGCTCCCAGCAATTTTAATTGAGCAACGATTCGGTCTATCAGAGATCTTCATCAGGAATCGTCAAATCACCACCACAAAGCAGGACAAGCAATATGTAGGCACAAATGCATTCATCACTCAGGATGAGTGTGATCTGCATGATTGAGAGTCAATCTGCTCTCAAGCTGgtccaatcagagcagagctgGACGACACTGTCTGATACTCCCACATGGGGGACAGAGCACGCCTCTGTGAAAAAGGGCAAAAACAATTGGAAACATCAAGATCAATATTATACAGGCACATATGAAATACAACACTACAAAAGTTGAATCAAATATAGATCATGAATcacataaaagaataaaaaagaacaaaaaacaattaatgatattgtttatattataaaaactactatatagaaaaatacatagaaaaatagaaaaccCCAAAAACCTTTTAATAAATGCTGGCAAGTTCAGCCGAGTAACTGGTCAGAATTAGTATTGATGCCTACAGCAGAAAAGACAACACAAtcaaaaaggaggaaaatcaAAGGGGAAGTTTCACATATAAACCTTTAAACAAGATGATCATcgtcttgtgtgtgtatactcatcggtagaggaggtatgatgCCAATAACGAGGCAATCAAATTAAACAGACTGTTacattgattaaaattacagatttctctgggtttgaaaattgttggaaacatttagtATAAcgtaagtacacaactcaacaaaatatatgacATAGGTCTAgtcgtttttagacattttaatgctgaatagttacatattatagctttaagtaaaagtaccaatacatcagtgtaaaaatactccattacaagtaaaagtcctgcatgaaaaatcctccagTACATagtacagtaaaagtacataagtattatgagcttgatgtagttaaagtattgcagtaaaagtacataagtctaatgagcttgatgtagttaaagtattgcagtaaaagtacataagtattatgagcttgatgtagttaaagtattgcagtaaaagtacaaaagtattatgagcttgatgtagtgaaagtattgcagtaaaagtacataagtattatgagcttgatgtagtgaaagtattgcagtaaaagtacataagtattatgagcttgatgtagttaaagtattgcggtaaaagtacataagtattatgagcttgatgtagttaaagtattgcagtaaaagtagtggtttggtccctctgactgatatattattatatatgacatcattagattattaatagtgaagcatcagtgttagagcagcatgttactgttgtagctgctggaggtggagctagtttacactactttatatacagttagctagtttagtccagtggttcccaacctaggggtcgggcccctccaaagggtcagcagataaatctgaggggtggtgagatgattaatgggagaggaaagaagaaaaaacaaagttctgatacacaaatctgttttcagtttttggactttttctctaatctttgatttttgctgaaatattggatcatttgaacatttattgaaatgaaagcatgtgagaagtttagagggaaaaatcactatttggtggagctgttaacaactcatagacatgtgaaatgagTCAGTGTACTTAGTGTCTTATGTCTGCCGTGAAAAGAGCCTATTGTTGGAGAAAGTTGTGGGTTGCTGAGTTTGCTTCCAATTACAGTAACATCTCCTCCACCACAGGCTTGGCTGTGGTTGGTTGGTGGTTTTCTAAACCTTGAGAAGCAAATTTAATTGGCTAAAATGGTTATTCCTCTATTCCTAAAAAGCCCACTAATTCCAGCTGTTCTGATGTCCTCTTAGGTTGTGATATGTTTCCGCTCAGCACCTCAGTCTTATTAAAACAAACCACTTTCTAATGAATCATAAATCACCACATAAGCAGTTCCACAGAATACACAGAGCTGATTATTGAGTGACGGACActgaattttatttcatttttcaagaatAAAACTGACAGACATTTAATGTTTGTACAGTAGCAGAGTCTTAAAGGGACAGAGCGTCATATTGAgttaaaatatatgttaaaatgtTCTCAAGTTTAGTTTTAGCTGCTAATGCTCAACACAGCAGGTCTGTTTGTTTCATCATCacagactcattaaaacacatactGAGGTCTGATGTGGTTCACGATGACATCTGTGTAGTCTGAATTATTGCTGTTAATTAAGCACCACACAACAAGAAGATACACCTGAGATACacacttcaacacacacacacacattgatccTGCGTTTATATCCACAGTCACTTGTTCCAGGCTTAAAATGAATCATTGTTACCCCCAGTATGATCAGACAACACTGAATATTTAACTATCAACTgctttaaaatgacacattagacatgaaacatttaaagcGATTTGCAGCTTTGACATCACTTTGTAAAATCAGGATCTCAACATCTTGCTGATATTAGTTTCTAAAGCagtttgaatacattttcacagcagatttACTCTACTTATAATTATTTAACCTGAGATTATGTCTTAAATATGTGCTATTGGCTTCTTGCAGCATTAATCATGTATAGGTTGATAAAataagaatttatttttttagtgtatatgcaataaaaatgttatattcaCAATTTAGTGCCTGTTTAAAGCCAGATGTTATAACTGAAGGCTTAAAGGATCTAGCACTTTTCTCCACAGGTCAACAAAGGTCATGTacaaataaaaaggtaaagGTTAGGTACAACAAAACTAAAGATCTTCTCAATTCACTGTGTTTTACTGCACAACAGCAGTCCAGTTGTTGGCAGGAAAACATCTCATGTCTGTCTTCTAACAGTAGTCagtttgctgtaatcattcctcctgttcacactgctCTTTAAGACTAATCTGAGtcttttaaacagttttaattaatcaaatcaCGAGTCTTTTAGTGTAGAGTTTCCTTTTTAAGTTTGCATGCGTGCaagacaaagagggaattttatactaaaacaATTTTGGAAGTTTCTCATTTGATCTGTGTAACTCAGACatctgaagcctcatattaaagGATAGTTTTAACAATTCCTCAAGTCCGTCTTAACCACTTGATGTGACCAAAACAGAAGCCTCATattcacatctacttttaatatccagtatgaacaggaggaatgattacagcgagaaaaaccctctttcactgttcatatggacacctgactgatgttttaagacacttttGAAAAATTGTAAGCTGTGTAATAATTACAAGATAAGGtctctaattattattattattattacctgcATACggtgtatttaaaacaaaaaaacagcagtctTAAACTTTTTGgagaaaaactattttaaaaagtacaatttttaaCAATTCCGACGCCAGGAGATTCAAATCAATAGTTCAAGGACTGATTAAAATCAATGAAACAGAACAGACCGTTATATGGTCCTGACTGGGTCTCTGAACACATGATCTACATGTgtttaaaggatcagtctggtgattttctcaGACATCACcagaaaatcaccagacatACTGTATCCTTTAAGGGCTGACGGGGAAATACCAGAATACCACGTTAACTGCTCATTTAATTCCACCCACAGTCCAAAAGAtttttagtttactgtcatgtatgacagagaaaatcacaaaatcatCTCATTTCAGGAGCTGGAAGTGGTGAATATTTACAATAttgcttaaaaaacaaacaattaatcagtccTCAaaagttggtgattaattttctgtcgattaataaactgttaataaattgttgcagctcttacTACTTATATTTACTTAGTATAGATAATGAAACAGACGAGTTTAAACAcctttaaatgttcttttctgggGCAAAACTCTTCATATCcaactgactgcagaggtgagACTGACAGTAAAAACCTTCAGTTCAGAATCTCTGTTTGACTTTCTAACAGACTCGTGTTACATTAAAACCTGCGGTCAGTGAGTCACAGTTTCCTCAGGttacttcctgtctgtggtGTCAGAATGCAGGTCTGCTCTGGTCATCAGGTTCACAGGATAACACCTGATACCGAACCaaacaacagctgctgcaggacgAGGACTTTATGTTGTCGCATGACTTTTATGTGCTTTTATTCATCTTTAGAGTCAGGATGTTAAATGCTGAGCTGAAGGTAATGAAGGTTTAAAGGTTCAGATCAgattacatttccatttttatttatttatttattttttgtctatCTCACCCTGCCTGCAGAGGAACACTTTGAACATTGTGAAACTTAAACGTACGCACTGCATGTTTTGCTTGATGATGCTTCCATCTAGAGGTAGAAGGTGGAACTGCAGCCCCCTTGTGTcaaaggagcagtgtgtagatttagtggcatctcgcagtgaggttgcagattgcaaccaactggataccccccaccccccccccccccccccccacccccctccttctccagagccagtgtttggtttgtgcGGTCgaggctactgtagaaacatggcggtgcaacatgacGGACCCCGTGGAAGAGGaccgaaaacacaacgattcttattttcaggtgattatacaccaattaaaacataattatgaatatcCCATATCTGCCAATTGAGCCctctaaatcttacacactggtcctttaaaggagATACAACAGAAAAATTCAAGTAACATCTGCATTTACACAGAAAAGTGTTCAAAAGATTTAggctgacagacagcagaaaaGTAACATCTCTTACTGTTTTTCAGCCctgttttcacatctttttttttcatcttaatgaccaaaatctcatcaGTTGTTTTACTGCAGTTGCTGGACAAAAGTAACAGGAACACCTGTAGATATAatgcacagaaataaaacaacccTGCAATAAATATGACCTGTTTAAAGAGTATAATGTGTTACATAGTGTGTTTCTGACCGGCAGAAAAAGCTCTTCTCACACTTTCTGAGTCGACATGTTTTACTAAAGCTCCATTCGGATAGCATCTCTGTCTGTAGGGGAGGTGAAGTGATTTTAATCCAGTCGCTGTCTGTATGTTcagtaataattacagctgcaatgagatgtccttgtattttaaagtggatctctctttttttttccttcttttacaaaaatgttgctgatctgacagatggaaacatgctGATGAACATATCGGCCTGTTTGGGAACTAATACgatgacacaaaaacataaaagaccCCATAAAAGCTCCTCAAACGTGTTGTTGTAACGTCAGCTACAggtagctgctgctgttctctttcAGAGACGTTTTTACAACAgatttgttcacattttgtcaaatagtctccattaaaagtctgctgaatcagctgttagcagttcctgtttgcagtgtaacatgatgtacagacaactacCAGTGGATTGAGACGATTCTCAGACACGTTCTGCACACAGTATCTTTTTCTCACCTTCAACTCTTCTGGCTTTCTTCTGCTGAATGTTCTGTCTATTCAAAACCAGATCTTGTCATTTGGTTCACATGACGTCcagaacccccccccccgtgATGTTCAGCCTTTCTGAATGGAGctttaaaatgcatgttttctgtattttctattAAATGTCTACTTATTATCTTTCATATCTTCTGgactctgtttttatttgatctcATTTATCCAGTTTTACTCTACGCTGCATTATTCTACCTAACTGCCTCATGTTCTTTGTTTAAGCACTTTGTGACTATGTTAAGAAAAGcgatatacaaataaagttattatacatttttctgtttctctgagtCTCAGAGACTCATCACATCTTCTTTTCAAAATCTTCAcagtaaaataagtaaatattaagACCTTAATGTCTGCTGGAGACGTTTCTGTTCACTTCCATATTTATATTGATCCTGCTTTTAATATTCTTACCTTTGTGTCAAAGTCAGAAAATATAATAAGAGATGAGAAAACAGGATTCAGGTGAAAACTAACTGGAGATGTGATTCTGTAGAGACAAACGTTAACAGATTAATATACCGTGAAGGTGCACAGAGGGGAGAGACTCCAGTGTGAGTTCACCTGTTGGCTGTTTTCACATcgacactctctctctctgtctctgtcggTCAGTCGGCTTCTCCTCGtctcttcttcagctcctgTTCGTATCTCTGCAGCTGAGACATGAAGCCGGGGTTCGGATCGATCACATGACGAGCCGTCTTCACTCTCTGGGAAAAGAAACGCAAACAAGGgcattaatatattattattattatactatttaAAGTTGCCCAGACACTGTAtgtattagagctgcaactaaccaggattttcattatcgattcatctgccATTTATTTTACTAGATTCATTtagataaaaatcaaaatacGAGTGTAGGGAGGTGGAGAAAGAGTCTGTAATCATAGACGTACAGAAGCGTACAACAAGAACAATTACACCTAATGGATAGTGAAAAGACAACCAGATGAACTGATAAACAAAACATccacaaggtgtgtgtgtgtgtattactgacatgatatcaatatttaattttttatatatcACGGTTATCCTTAATACCAGTATATTGCGACACCCCTGATTACAACTAATGAAAACAGCATAAAAGAAATCATCCTATCAACCCTACAGGGATCAGGTGATGGTTAATCTACTATTTACTATTTCAAATGAATTCAACATGAAGTTCAGGAGAATTGACAGGTTTGTTGTGTCATTTGAGCATAA
This sequence is a window from Thunnus albacares chromosome 12, fThuAlb1.1, whole genome shotgun sequence. Protein-coding genes within it:
- the proca gene encoding vitamin K-dependent protein C — its product is MSRLVLCVSVIVALWSASVLSLAVFSDAPEAHMLLRSRRANSFLEELHPPSKERECVEERCDFEEAREIFQTREATLEFWTVYTDGNQCESNMCVHGVCVDLYQAYSCNCDHGYEGKYCNHLQTATNCSVNNGGCDHECSESADGLKRTCSCVNGYTLDEDSKKCKTKGFSSCGQLLVDRSSYTEPKDGLQPWMVGGEVGKKGESPWQVLLLNAKGRFHCGGVLIDESWVLTAAHCLDNNLKFSVRLGDYERFREEGTEVTLRVKRTFKHPNYYNREMVDNDIALLRLETPAPTTKYIVPVCLPGRKMAERVLHLNGTITVVTGWGSDSLDSNHYSSALNVIKVPLVSHSICTSQMSHNISENFLCAGILGQRKDTCKGDSGGPMVTLYRDTWFLVGLVSWGEGCGMEDKLGIYTKVSNYNDWINGVREEWDRAHNPQQPHGV